One Cuculus canorus isolate bCucCan1 chromosome 1, bCucCan1.pri, whole genome shotgun sequence DNA segment encodes these proteins:
- the RBM17 gene encoding splicing factor 45 isoform X2 gives MSLYDDLGVETSDSKTEGWSKNFKLLQSQLQVKKAALTQAKSQRTKQTTVLAPVIDLKRGSSSDERQIVDTPPHVAAGLKDPVPSGFSAGDVLIPLADEYDPMFPNDYEKVVKRQREERQRQRELERQKEIEEREKRKDRHEASGFSRRPDPDSDEDEDYERERRKRSMGGAAIAPPTSLVEKDKEPVASFPFEEESRPRAPSSKAAIPPPVYDEPERPRSPTGPSNSFLANMGGTVAHKIMQKYGFREGQGLGKHEQGLSTALSVEKTSKRGGKIIVGESTEKETGKKADSNPLTEILKCPTKVVLLRNMVGAGEVDEDLEVETKEECEKYGKVGKCVIFEIPGAPDDEAVRIFLEFERVESAIKAVVDLNGRYFGGRVVKACFYNLDKFRVLDLAEQV, from the exons AGccagagaacaaaacaaacaacagttCTTGCCCCAGTGATTGACCTGAAACGAGGTAGCTCATCTGATGAGAGGCAGATAGTGGACACACCACCTCATGTAGCAGCTGGGTTAAAG gatCCTGTACCTAGTGGTTTTTCTGCAGGAGATGTGTTGATTCCTTTGGCGGATGAGTATGATCCTATGTTCCCAAATGACTACGAAAAAGTGGTAAAACGTCAAAGAGAGGAACGACAGAGGCAGCGTGAGCTGgagaggcaaaaagaaattgaagaaagagaaaa ACGTAAAGACAGACATGAAGCCAGTGGGTTTTCGAGAAGACCAGATCCAGATTCTGATGAAGATGAAGATTATGAAAGAGAGAGACGAAAAAGAA GTATGGGAGGAGCTGCCATTGCACCACCCACTTCTCTTGTTGAGAAGGACAAAGAAC ctgtagCATCATTTCCATTTGAAGAGGAGTCAAGACCTCGGGCACCATCTTCCAAAGCAGCTATTCCTCCTCCAGTATATGATGAGCCAGAAAGACCTCGTTCCCCCACGGGACCTAGCAACTCTTTCCTTGCTAATATGGG agggACAGTAGCTCATAAGATCATGCAGAAGTATGGTTTCAGAGAGGGCCAAGGGCTGGGAAAGCATGAACAGGGGCTGAGCACAGCACTTTCAGTAGAGAAAACGAGCAAGAGGGGTGGCAAGATCATTGTTGGTGAATCTACAGAGAAAG AAACGGGCAAGAAAGCAGATTCTAACCCTTTGACTGAGATACTGAAATGCCCAACTAAAGTGGTCTTACTAAGG AACATGGTAGGTGCTGGGGAGGTGGATGAAGATCTGGAAGTGGAAACTAAGgaagaatgtgaaaaatatgGCAAGGTTGGGAAATGTGTCATCTTTGAG attCCTGGTGCCCCTGATGACGAAGCTGTAAGGATATTCTTAGAGTTTGAACGGGTGGAATCTGCCATCAAAG CTGTTGTGGATCTAAATGGAAGATACTTTGGCGGCAGGGTCGTGAAGGCTTGTTTCTACAACCTGGACAAGTTCAGAGTACTAGATCTGGCAGAGCaagtttga
- the RBM17 gene encoding splicing factor 45 isoform X1, protein MSLYDDLGVETSDSKTEGWSKNFKLLQSQLQVKKAALTQAKSQRTKQTTVLAPVIDLKRGSSSDERQIVDTPPHVAAGLKDPVPSGFSAGDVLIPLADEYDPMFPNDYEKVVKRQREERQRQRELERQKEIEEREKRRKDRHEASGFSRRPDPDSDEDEDYERERRKRSMGGAAIAPPTSLVEKDKEPVASFPFEEESRPRAPSSKAAIPPPVYDEPERPRSPTGPSNSFLANMGGTVAHKIMQKYGFREGQGLGKHEQGLSTALSVEKTSKRGGKIIVGESTEKETGKKADSNPLTEILKCPTKVVLLRNMVGAGEVDEDLEVETKEECEKYGKVGKCVIFEIPGAPDDEAVRIFLEFERVESAIKAVVDLNGRYFGGRVVKACFYNLDKFRVLDLAEQV, encoded by the exons AGccagagaacaaaacaaacaacagttCTTGCCCCAGTGATTGACCTGAAACGAGGTAGCTCATCTGATGAGAGGCAGATAGTGGACACACCACCTCATGTAGCAGCTGGGTTAAAG gatCCTGTACCTAGTGGTTTTTCTGCAGGAGATGTGTTGATTCCTTTGGCGGATGAGTATGATCCTATGTTCCCAAATGACTACGAAAAAGTGGTAAAACGTCAAAGAGAGGAACGACAGAGGCAGCGTGAGCTGgagaggcaaaaagaaattgaagaaagagaaaa AAGACGTAAAGACAGACATGAAGCCAGTGGGTTTTCGAGAAGACCAGATCCAGATTCTGATGAAGATGAAGATTATGAAAGAGAGAGACGAAAAAGAA GTATGGGAGGAGCTGCCATTGCACCACCCACTTCTCTTGTTGAGAAGGACAAAGAAC ctgtagCATCATTTCCATTTGAAGAGGAGTCAAGACCTCGGGCACCATCTTCCAAAGCAGCTATTCCTCCTCCAGTATATGATGAGCCAGAAAGACCTCGTTCCCCCACGGGACCTAGCAACTCTTTCCTTGCTAATATGGG agggACAGTAGCTCATAAGATCATGCAGAAGTATGGTTTCAGAGAGGGCCAAGGGCTGGGAAAGCATGAACAGGGGCTGAGCACAGCACTTTCAGTAGAGAAAACGAGCAAGAGGGGTGGCAAGATCATTGTTGGTGAATCTACAGAGAAAG AAACGGGCAAGAAAGCAGATTCTAACCCTTTGACTGAGATACTGAAATGCCCAACTAAAGTGGTCTTACTAAGG AACATGGTAGGTGCTGGGGAGGTGGATGAAGATCTGGAAGTGGAAACTAAGgaagaatgtgaaaaatatgGCAAGGTTGGGAAATGTGTCATCTTTGAG attCCTGGTGCCCCTGATGACGAAGCTGTAAGGATATTCTTAGAGTTTGAACGGGTGGAATCTGCCATCAAAG CTGTTGTGGATCTAAATGGAAGATACTTTGGCGGCAGGGTCGTGAAGGCTTGTTTCTACAACCTGGACAAGTTCAGAGTACTAGATCTGGCAGAGCaagtttga